Part of the Mya arenaria isolate MELC-2E11 chromosome 8, ASM2691426v1 genome, TCGGTTTTGATTTCCTTCTCATTCTCCACATTCTCTGGTTTCGGGCCAGGGAAACTAACATACAACGATgagttttgaaagaaaaatggagtactgttgatatgtgtacatacCATAACAATATTGACTCACTGCAGAGATATCAGACTACTAGCACAGAaatttatctcattgtatggtcagaaatagtttttaaaagtCATTTGGGATGGGATACGGAAACTTTTGACGGAAGTTACAAATACCTTAGTACAGACAGTACAGTGCTTCGGACAGACCCTAAGTCCGGTATGGCTACTTTTGATGAACGGGCATGTTGATGTGGAAcatcaatacatatttgttgCAATGATATACAACTCTTAGCATTTCTATCGCAGTACAAATCGCTATTAAGTTTTGATATATCAAATTGAATATCGACTTAAGTTTAATTCTACGATACTGTCTTTCGCTTTCCGCTTAcaagttaaacaaatgaataggCACAGTCTATTATTCGTTAATTATCTTAATTAAACCGAAAAAAAGTTTCTGTGCAAAGCTTACCGacgatggccgagttgttatgatttcCCGGCTagttaattctatgaaggcagaagggtccCCATGCTGGTCTCAATAAGTGCAggaaaaaactatatttattccTGCATTTTTCCATTAACTGATTGCTAAATGTCGAATGAGAAAACGCTAGTATTTgaccaaatattattattctGAGGAAAATGTACAGAATAATTAAACCATTGACATTTAACTATATGTGTGTTGGTACCATATAAGTAGCTTGTTTGAAGAGTGTCTTTATTACCAAATATGACCAACTTCTGTTTAGCAGTTTAACACTTTCTTAATGATACGATTAAGGGCAGTTGCCGTATAACCAAGTATCACTTGCGAGAAAACagttcaaatataatattacgAGAAATATTCGTTTTGTTCGAATTTCAATCATAAGAATGATAAATACGGTATGAAGATATATtagtttatattatgtttaattagaTGCTGCGCatgacacaaaatattatttgtgcCGAACCAAAACAATCGCTTTTGtctattataataaatatgattatatgtAAAATTTCAAGGTAATCAAATTCAGCAAACTTCTTCATCAGAACTAAACTAGAAAGTAAGTTACAGTGAAATTATGATTCGCAGTTGTGCCATTTGAGTCGgaactcagacttaagactATTCGTAATCATGACCTCGGATCAATGATTATATcagaaacacatttaatttaGTAAATTCTATGttcttatcaatattttattggcaaatgaattaaatacattGCCATAGCACTGAATAAACAAGCATGGTGGTGGAATTTACAATAAATCAGCATAAGTTGAGAATAATATTATGTAGAAAAGTCTGCAAACTATATGGGTTACAAAGAGCACCATCGTAATTAAgcatatcattatttaagtaatttattaacATGAAAAAGTATTATCCTCGCCGTTTAAAAGCTTGATATAAATAAGTTGCGGTTTTGTTGaagatatttacatttgttgttGACAATAATGTTACAAACCCAATATAATGAAACTATAGATGCCCATTTAATACAAGTGACAAAAGAAACGAAACATGATACCGAGTACAGATATGGACTAGCTTGTCATTTTGTATAAGAATACCGATCAAGATAATGTATCACAACTATCAATTTCTTGCAAAAAGCAAACATCGATTGAActtaaagtaaaatgttttattcctttgttccatattgaaatgtctttgaATGTTATAATCGAACGGATATATTCTTTCAATACTCTCAAAAAATAATCGCTTGCTAAAGTGATTGCATGCATGAAAAGTAAACGAATTTCCTTTGACGTTGTTTTTGAAATCAAGGTCTACAAGCCGTATCATTGATTGTCGTAATAGGTATGATTAAGAGGTAAAACttcaatatatttgttgtttaaaaatatcgcCGGTAACAGCcgtttttttgtcattaattgCAAACAGAGACAtgcattttgaaactattttgtgtttgtttttaaagcaattgaAACTACAGGAACAGCCCAGTGATCAGAAATCTATCCACGATCCTATTTAAAAGCACATgccaaacaaacataaagtagACACAAGACGCAAGAAGAAGAAGGAATATTATTACTCGAAAACATGATactatgtttatattgtatatttgatTTAGGTCAACATGGTCCatgttttaaagtttcattaatgTATAGAAAGAAACAATATTGCGTATGTTAAATGATATGGACCgacttaattaattattataattgtcatatttataagaataactattttataatatatgtatagtaACAATTTAATTTCTAAAAGTAACAAGTACGAAGTTGTGTGCAAATACCAGCGGATGCAGGAAAACGGATATTTCCTTTATTCATTACGTGTATCCTCTCATTGGTCATGATCTAGTGTTAGgcaaaatttatgtaaattgtttCCTAATGGCATACTTTGGTACAATATGGCTAAATTGATACAAGCATGTGTTTTAACCAACAGGGTTCAAGTTCTCTAGGGAATGTTCCCTACCAAGGTATTGGcttaaatgttttacttcttGACTGTTGTAGTTCTAGCACAATAAGACACCTggatatgcaattaatttcTAAAGCCAATAAAAAACAAGCTTACTTTTTTCCCTCATCAGCTTCTGTCGAATGCCAAACAACAAGCATTTCGTGTCTCAAGCATTACATACAAAACAGCAATACTACGTGTAATATAACTCCGCATTAAATATGACTGACTAGTCAAGAAAAACCACGTGATCTCGAGAGAGCTGtagaacatttatatattaaaagcgGATATCTCTGGTGGTATATGGTCTTTGTGACAACGCTACAATGGATCTGCTATTGGAGAGACTACTAGTTGGAGTATTGATCTGAAGAATATTAAGTATTAAGTATACTCGTCAATGGTTTAGACATAAATAAGGTTGCAGTGTACTTGATAAAAGACATGGAATACATGCGAAGAATTAGCTTGGATGAATATTTTATCGTAGTCTacgaaacattatttaaaacatttagaaatgCTTTATAATACCAGTGCCGTGATTTGATCTTTTTTGTATTCAATCTTTATGCTGATGTGCATGGACTTGTATTATTCACTGGAATGATAAAGACAGAAACAATgaattcagataaagttaaacaaaaattCAGTGTGCCTAAAATATGCCACGAGGTTTCATATGACGTCAAAACAGACCACGAGGAGCCAACAGTTGTAGACAGAAACCAtctatttcaacaaaaaatggaATTACGAGAATCTGAAAATGTTGCTCAAAATCACTCCAATTTAAATCCAACAACACACCATGGACGTTCAAGCTCATTCAGAAACCGACCTCgaccaaaattgttaaatgttgatgttgACCGACCAAGACGAAGCAGTTTACCATCAATTGCGAGGAATTTTCTCTCAGTATCTTTCGACGATATTCATAAAGAGGAGGAACCATCTGACCAACGAAGAGTGCggtcatttaaaacaacatcGAAGGGGGGCATTGTGAACAGGGGGGACTCTTTTAAACGGAGCTCTAATAGTATTCACTCAACCGGGAGTGCAATGCATAGCGAACATGGGGGAACTAGATCACACAACAACAGCACGCATACAATCAACAGCAAGCAGTCCCGATATATAGGAACTTTGGACAGTATGGGATCATCTATGGAAACAGTTATTCATAAAGTTGCCATGGTTGGGGATAAAGGGGTAGGAAAAAGATCTTTGACGAATCAGTTCATGACGTCAGAGTTCATTGCATTTGATGCTGAAAACGGTAAGAAAGAAATCGATGTTTTACttcatattcaatattattaagttttaagaGTAATATATCATATTGCTAATACATAACTAGTGCAATAAGTATCCAAATCATGTGCTGCTACGTGATATATTGGACAACGGCCGCGCTTTATATCGCCGTTTTATGTGTTTAGCGCAGTTAATAGAACATAAGTATTGATGATAATATCAGTAAAATCTCATATTAGTGGTCATTGAATACGGAAAATATAAAACTCATTTTCTAAAACTGCAAAGgctcattttttattaatttgagaaaattcctttaaaacgttttgtttcAAATGCCAACTCATCTGAGATCCcctaaatgttttgttaattaaaaacaaccCTTGTAAAATAAGTGGACTCCAGTGCCTTTCATCTAAATAGTCATTATTCAGGCATTCAAAGCAATATCAttctttttttatgtaattgttaATTCTATCGATCCACTTGACTAATACAACACCACgttgaaatatttactgaaaGTTTTCCAGCTTCAATGTGTTCGAACTCGGCCAAAAAGGATACAACAACGCGTTCATTGCGAATATAAATTCTTAAACTGTTTACCGCCATATAGTTTTGCAAAGCCATTAGGCACGGGAAATCAATAATGAACTTGTTAATGCCAAAACCATAATTGTAGAGGAGAGCATTAGTTCAAATAGGCGGTATGGATTGCTGAGAAATGTGTTCAGATATTTGTGTCACGTTTTATCTCAAGCTCTACAGCATAAATGACATGAAAACGTGAGAGTAAACCTATTGAACGCCTTGCTATTTAATTGTGTAAGTGTAAGAGTCATCTTCGGTTCTACTAGCATTGACATAAATGCCAATGAACAACATAAAGTGATATATCTGCTATTTCCCATACAAACCAGGTTTATAAACTTGAACGTGAGCCATGTCCAAATGATCtcaattaaatgaagaaaaaaatatgtatattctaCAGGCATGGGGTATATCAATAATACAACAtactcattatttacacaaattgtaaaatatagGCACAGTAAGTtcgttttgcaaatatttaacatctggtaatattgctttaaaacataatgttagTGAAACTGGAATggaaacattattgtttaatcCTTTTCATTAAGAGTACAAAGAAGTGTTGCAAATGACTTTAAGTACGTATAAGTGAAGACCTTTTTGTGCCCTACGTCATCCAGGGCCCGTACTCACAAAGGTCGACCCTTATACTGAGTTTGACTCGTGGTCAGAAAAGCCATATTTCAATTTTGGTACTGAAATACTTCTTCTGGGGTAACTATGGTCAAACGTGATATATCTGTGTCATATGATCTGTTATATTATCAGATACACATTCTCGTCAACTTGCGTTATATACTCACCCAAAAATGAAACGATACCGtattaatatttcagttttttctttaaaataagtaaatatccTTAAAAGTTAACTAAAATTAAGTGGTTATAGTTCGTACATGTAAATCATAGGGATAAGCTAAATTCATTGAAGCATTTAAGTAAACGACCTAGCTTTAGATTTTTACCTGCTGCGCGGGGTACGAGGTACATGGTACATGTTGAGTAAAGGTGAATATTGATTTGTGAAAGGGTTGAAGTACaattgaagaaaaacacattaattatcCGGTTTCTTTCGTAACAAGTATGCCACGTTTGTCAACTAATGAACGTAATCGGGCTATTGGTATGCTACAGGCAGGTGCACGTCAAAGTGACGTCGTTGCACGTTTTGGTGTGTCGCGTTTGACAATATCTCGTCTGGCAGGTCGTTATCGAACACTTGGCACAGTTAATGATTGTCAAAGATCTGGCAGGTCGCGAGTAGCGACCCCTGCGCAAGACCGCTATATGAGGACGTCACATCTACGTAACAGATTTTTGCCGGCAACGACCACCGCAGCTATAACACCTGGACGTACCAATGCCAGGATATGTGCTCAAACGGTGAGAAATAGGCTTGCCGAACATGGACTTAGGGCTAGACGCCCACATAACGGCTCGTGCCTTACAGCCGAACGTCGACGTAAACGTCGGGATTGGGTACACCAACATCACCGTTGGACTCAACAACAGTGGAACACCGTATTATTTAGCGACGAATCACAGTTTTGCTTGGATCTCGCTGATGGACGCATACGTTGCTATAGACGACGCAATGAACGTTTTTCGGACGCATGTATACGTCAGAGAGATCAATTTAGGGGACCTAACGTTATGGTATGGGGTAGAATATCCTTTCATTCTCGAACACATTGAGTGGAAGTGCAAGGTAGGCTAACAGGACAAGGATATCGAAATGAGATATTGGAGCCAGTTGTTGCACCATTCATCAACGCCAATCCGAACGTCACTTTGTTCCAACAGGACAACGCTAGTTGTCACACCGCTCGAGTTTCAACCACCTACCTTCAGGAGAGAAATATCCAAGTTCTTCCATGGCCTGGATTCTCACCTGACCTGTCTCCAATCGAGCATTTATGGGATGTCTTGAAACGCCGTGTTCGACAGCGTAATCCTCAAAACCCTAATGAGCTTGCACGTTTTGTGCACGAAGAATGGGCAGCGATACCACAGGAGACTATTAAGACCCTGATTCGCTCAATGCGACGTCGCTGTATTGCAGTAAGTGACGCACATGGTGGACATACCAGATACTGATTACTTGTGAATTGAGTTTTCGCATTATCGTTGTTACAGCAGCAAATAATCTGCCAGTATTGATAGTTTTCTActaatgttatgaaattttattcaaatggttgttaaacattaaatttaaaaaatatcagaaaaatgtcATAAAGAGAAGAAATAAAGTGTAAAAGTTTCCAGGTATCGTTTCTGTTTTGACTGAGTATATTTTGGACATCTTGATacatttaagaattcagtttCTTGAGCCTGTGCCTCGAACTAAGACTCAAGACATGAGTGAATATGGACCAGGATTTGTCAATTTATTGCACAAGCGAGGTTCTATTCCAATCAgatctatatatatttataaaactgaaaGAAATGACAgtgccaaaaataaaattaaaacaaaatatattccatTGTACAAACAGATGAGTTTAAGAGTTCAATAATTTTCGTGAAACATTTGATTGGTGTGCATTAATGCTTTTGTGAGTTTATGAATTAAATAGCCTATTAAGAAAAACTGCAAGATCTTTTGTACTTTATTCGTACATCGGATGTTTACTGAGCTGCATGAAACGagttaatataaaatcattgattgcgtTGTTTTAGGTATATTATCTAAATACCTCTTTACCACCAAATtctcataaatatttaatgttaacaagaaattggtcacagttatgaaattaaattaaacctCGAACGCGGGAAATATTTCAATTCCAAGTCGGTCTGCTATTGGTGTATGTTTATGTGTCATATCGAATTGTATGACCAATAATGTAGGTGTGATATGTatcataaatgaacaaaatctgATGTAAATACCATTTGTCTAGCTGAGCTGTTTAAAGGAGCCGTATACATTCCTCATGTGCCTACTccaataatgatgtaaatgaaaacaattgcaCTTATCCTCAAGAGTTTTTCTAATATTAAAGCAACATTCTgcaaaataatgattaatactAGGATTGGCCACGAGTAAAATTATATATGTGGGGAATTGGTATGCAAGAAAGAAATCAAACCGATAAATATTCTCTTTATTTGTGCAAATATCTGTCTACGGAACACAACTATATAATTACCATTCCTTGCTATCATAAATAATGATCATAGTTGCTCATTCTGTTTTGAATAACGGAATTAAAGATAAATAGGCATGTGCAGAAAACGACaacaatgttcattttaaattttaagcatcaaattgtatttgttttgaaaaaaaaaacccacctcAACCAACTTGTTCTTCGCTGTTTCGTTTATGTGCCTGGCAAAACTTACATcacagagaaaaaaaatgtccgCTGAGTGAACTCAAGTCGTTTTTGTATCAATTATCTATAGTTAACGCTCTGTgttaatcaaagtgctgaaagcactgatggactagggcttcttTATGGGAATGTtgataaccatgttctaagcattaaacaaatcggctcacattacaaggggtcactgtttaattgGCTAGcataaactttagactaaaactgctttcaagctgcaaaggaaatttgaaaagtcTTGTTAAGTGTGGGTAGagggagaggggggggggggggggggggctaaagcgtttaatcagataaagtcatagttattttgaatttctcaatgtcgttaaatcagacatatacaaattaatttacgtggttggcgtatgtttaccaaagtacacatacttttttaatttgatcaaatcattttatatcaaaggtctgttatttgcagtttcagtttcaataatgtaattatatcctaaatagaaaacctgtcacatctttttcaggggagctttaaaccataGGGCCATACTTTGGACAATATTTGTAACagacatcaataaatgcaacagttggccattcttgtattgtcctctatctctgtcctgatagctccctatctcaatagttgcaaatggttgtaggttcatgattctcctggtcattggtcatacagaaagaagatgttaaatgtagaatcaagaagctttcatttcaggcactccgaattgaatagaactgtaacatttggagtgccgataatttgttggattcctaggcaacatgtatcaggtgttgcagtacatttactttactacaaatacttttacccgtccttgtaaatcttaaaaagctttcatttcggaaaagtagttcatatattaaaatataataaggttgctaaatcagagtttgaataattctgatatctAGATGTGCCTTTGATTGCAGCAATTTAATCTCCAACTCAtgatgtcaattaagctggttaagcaatactgcatttccttgatgtggggattgctttatttacttgaataaacaaacagttcttgcgttggaaagtacaatgtattaacaaggttacatgcaattttcttgccctgactccatccaagccttaaatcttagatcaacatgtacttgcggctatgtgttttatcaatgagaactataaattatgttcaatttagtgccacttatgatatatcattccacatacaaaaacactagcattttctttaaaaccaatagcattaatatcctatgttatgataaaaccattgtcaagttggtaatttgaaaactctagaaatttta contains:
- the LOC128243489 gene encoding uncharacterized protein LOC128243489, which translates into the protein MNSDKVKQKFSVPKICHEVSYDVKTDHEEPTVVDRNHLFQQKMELRESENVAQNHSNLNPTTHHGRSSSFRNRPRPKLLNVDVDRPRRSSLPSIARNFLSVSFDDIHKEEEPSDQRRVRSFKTTSKGGIVNRGDSFKRSSNSIHSTGSAMHSEHGGTRSHNNSTHTINSKQSRYIGTLDSMGSSMETVIHKVAMVGDKGVGKRSLTNQFMTSEFIAFDAENDMNDEETDSLVTVLLNSEESTLEIDDRPFDLQEMSSRSVDAFAVVYSVTDRSSYQAAVDIMYHVRHQLLIKDKPAILIANKIDLVRKRKVTREEGRSVAKQYNSKYWETSAALNHHVDELLVGILSQIRLYKTPGLPIDPPNFDVKPCQNKHAKCFIPVPKRLLNFIFCKNPMPTARHECEDLFTS